Part of the Rhodococcus sp. OK302 genome is shown below.
AGGTGGAGTTCTCGTCCCACTCGAAGGTGTCACCCTTCGGGGTTTCGAGGTTCTGCCAGCGGCTGTCGCCCGCGAAGATGGTCGCGTAGGACTTGCGGAACATGTCCTGATCGATCGACGACTTGATCGTCTCTTCGATCTCCTGCGTGGACGGCCAGATGTCCTTGAGGAAGACCGGGTTGCCCTCGGTGTCGTTGCCGAGCGAGTCGGTCTCGAAGTCGAAGTCCATGGTTCCGGCGAGCCCGTATGCAATCACGAGCGGCGGGGAAGCCAAGTAGTTCATCTTCACGTCGGGGGAGATGCGACCCTCGAAGTTACGGTTACCGGAGAGCACGGCGGTGACCGAAAGGTCGTTGTCGTTGATCGCCTTGGAGACTGCCTCGGGCAGCGGTCCGGTGTTACCGATGCACGTGGTGCAGCCGTATCCGCCGAGGTAGTAGCCGAGCTTCTCGAGGTACGGCCACAGGCCGGCCTTCTCGTAGTAGTCGGTGACAACCTGCGAGCCGGGAGCCATGTTCGTCTTGACCCAAGGCTTGGTGGAGAGACCCTTTTCGACGGCGTTGCGCGCGAGAAGTGCGGCACCGAGCATGACCGACGGGTTGGACGTGTTGGTGCAGGACGTGATGCCGGCAACGACGACGGCGCCGTGATCGAGGACGAATTCGCCGGCCTCGGACTTGACGACTACCGGCTTGCTCGGACGGCCCTGTGCGCCGTTTGCAGCCGAGAGAACGTTGACCGCTCCGTCGTCAGCGAACGAGAGCGCAGCGGGATCGGAGGCCGGGAAGGACTCTTCGACAGCCTCGTCGAGCTGAGTGTGCTCGGCCGGGGCGTTGTCGTCCACGTAGGTGTGGATGTCCTTGCGGAATGCAGGCTTGGACTCCGACAACAGGATTCGGTCCTGCGGGCGCTTCGGGCCGGCGATCGAGGGAACAACGGTTCCCAGATCCAGCTCGATGTACTCGGAGAAGACGGGCTCCTGATCGGGGTTGTGCCACAGACCCTGTTCCTTGGCGTACGCCTCGACGAGAGCAAGCTGCTCGTCGCTGCGGCCGGTGAGGCGCAGGTAATCGATGGTTTCGCTGTCGATCGGGAAAATCGCTGCGGTGGAACCGAATTCGGGGCTCATGTTGCCCAGGGTTGCGCGGTTCGCGAGCGGAACCTCGGCGACGCCCTTACCGTAGAACTCGACGAACTTGCCGACGACGCCGTGCTTACGGAGCATCTCGGTAGCGGTCAGAACGACGTCGGTAGCGGTGACGCCGGGCTTGATCTCGCCGGAGAGCTTGAAGCCGACAACGCGCGGGATGAGCATGGAGACGGGCTGACCGAGCATTGCTGCCTCGGCCTCGATGCCGCCGACGCCCCAGCCGAGCACGCCGAGGCCGTTGACCATCGTGGTGTGCGAGTCGGTGCCGACGCAGGTGTCGGGGTATGCCTGTCCGTTACGGGACATGACGGTGGGCGCCAGGTACTCGATGTTGACCTGGTGAACGATGCCCATTCCCGGGGGGACGACCTTGAAGTCGTCGAATGCGCCCTGGCCCCAACGGAGGAACTGGTAACGCTCGCCGTTGCGCTGGTATTCGAGGTCGACGTTGCGCTCGAGAGCGTCGGCCTGGCCGAAGACGTCGAGGATGACCGAGTGGTCGATGACCATGTCGGCGGGGGAGAGGGGGTTGACCTTGTTCGGGTCGCCGCCGAGGGTGGTGACAGCCTCACGCATGGTGGCGAGGTCGACGATGCAAGGAACGCCGGTGAAGTCCTGCATGATCACGCGGGCCGGCGTGAACTGGATTTCGATGCTCGGCTCCGCTGCGGGATCCCAGCTTGCGATTGCGCGGATGTGATCCGCGGTGATGTTGGCACCGTCTTCGGTGCGGAGAAGGTTCTCAGCGAGAACCTTCAAGGAATAAGGCAATTTCTCGGTACCGGGGACTGCCGAGAGGCGGAAGATCTCGTAAGAGTTCTCACCGACCTCGAGGTTTCCCTTGGCTCCGAACGAATCAATACTGGTGCTCACGTCTGCTCCACTCGTCTATGAGGGTCGCCACCGACGGGGCTGTGTCGGCAGCTGAAGCGAGGTACTTCTACTCGGCGTATCCATTGCCAGCTCACGCCAATCGCACAGTTCATTTTCGGAACTGTCTGAACATCGGAGCTGAATCGGACTCGGCCGAACCGAGGTACCTCTCGGTCTGAAGTCTAACAGTACGCTTGTCCTGTGAGACTTCGGGGCAACTCGACCGACACAATCTTCACGTAGTCTGCGAGGCTGCGCAACGCAGGGCGGACTGGGTGACCGGGCACACAATCGTTCAGCGTCGAGATGTGCCATGCGTCGATGTGACGCGGAGTCGCACTCAACCTCAAGTAGTGTGCTTTCAGGCCCGCCACGGCTGTGCCACTGAATACCTCGGCGGCCGAGCCACCGACCATGACCTCGGATGAATTTCACACAGTTACGTTCTGGGTGAATCCGAACAGCACCCGGATGAGAGATGTCTGCTCCTACACACTTGGTCTTCACGCC
Proteins encoded:
- the acnA gene encoding aconitate hydratase AcnA; protein product: MSTSIDSFGAKGNLEVGENSYEIFRLSAVPGTEKLPYSLKVLAENLLRTEDGANITADHIRAIASWDPAAEPSIEIQFTPARVIMQDFTGVPCIVDLATMREAVTTLGGDPNKVNPLSPADMVIDHSVILDVFGQADALERNVDLEYQRNGERYQFLRWGQGAFDDFKVVPPGMGIVHQVNIEYLAPTVMSRNGQAYPDTCVGTDSHTTMVNGLGVLGWGVGGIEAEAAMLGQPVSMLIPRVVGFKLSGEIKPGVTATDVVLTATEMLRKHGVVGKFVEFYGKGVAEVPLANRATLGNMSPEFGSTAAIFPIDSETIDYLRLTGRSDEQLALVEAYAKEQGLWHNPDQEPVFSEYIELDLGTVVPSIAGPKRPQDRILLSESKPAFRKDIHTYVDDNAPAEHTQLDEAVEESFPASDPAALSFADDGAVNVLSAANGAQGRPSKPVVVKSEAGEFVLDHGAVVVAGITSCTNTSNPSVMLGAALLARNAVEKGLSTKPWVKTNMAPGSQVVTDYYEKAGLWPYLEKLGYYLGGYGCTTCIGNTGPLPEAVSKAINDNDLSVTAVLSGNRNFEGRISPDVKMNYLASPPLVIAYGLAGTMDFDFETDSLGNDTEGNPVFLKDIWPSTQEIEETIKSSIDQDMFRKSYATIFAGDSRWQNLETPKGDTFEWDENSTYVRKPPYFDGMTMDPAPVKDIKGARVLALLGDSVTTDHISPAGPIKAGTPAAQYLDSHGVARADYNSLGSRRGNHEVMIRGTFANIRLRNQLLDDVSGGYTRDFTQEGAPQAFIYDASQNYQAAGIPLVVLGGKEYGSGSSRDWAAKGTSLLGVKAVITESFERIHRSNLIGMGVVPLQFPVGESAGSLGLTGTETFDIVGVEKLNEGVTPKTMKVIATRENGDKVEFDAVVRIDTPGEADYYRNGGILQYVLRNMIRG